Proteins from a single region of Chryseobacterium sp. T16E-39:
- a CDS encoding FMN-binding negative transcriptional regulator codes for MFIPKLYKSEDYNVMREIIKENAFALFISSVDKIRATHSMMMLNEDDPDHIYVETHISRANPQAKTLKNGDEVVCDFLGAHTYISSSWYNHINVSTWNYEAVQIHGKVELMNNEELYSHLDKLTLKYESFQQCPVLVKNMGKEFVEKEMKGAFGIKIIPAEIFIKQKLSQNRKEEDYQNIISHLEKSDDQGKKIAEKMKLNKK; via the coding sequence ATGTTTATCCCAAAATTATACAAGAGCGAAGATTATAATGTAATGCGTGAAATCATTAAGGAAAATGCTTTCGCTTTATTTATTTCTTCGGTTGACAAGATAAGGGCAACTCATTCTATGATGATGCTTAATGAAGACGATCCGGACCATATTTATGTTGAGACCCACATTTCAAGGGCAAACCCGCAGGCAAAGACCTTGAAAAATGGGGATGAAGTGGTATGCGACTTTTTAGGAGCACACACTTATATCTCCAGCAGTTGGTACAATCATATCAATGTTTCAACGTGGAACTATGAAGCGGTACAGATTCATGGTAAAGTTGAACTCATGAACAATGAGGAGCTCTACAGCCATTTAGATAAACTAACCCTCAAATATGAAAGCTTCCAACAGTGTCCTGTATTGGTGAAAAATATGGGTAAGGAGTTTGTGGAAAAGGAAATGAAAGGTGCATTTGGAATAAAAATAATCCCCGCAGAAATATTTATAAAACAAAAACTTTCTCAAAACAGGAAAGAGGAAGATTATCAAAACATTATTTCTCATCTTGAAAAATCTGATGATCAGGGGAAAAAGATTGCTGAAAAAATGAAACTTAATAAAAAGTAA
- a CDS encoding MBL fold metallo-hydrolase, which produces MKLYPIQCGKFKLDGGAMFGVVPKSLWEKTNPADDRNLIELGTRSLLIEDGKKLILVDCGLGNKQDEKFFGHYSLWGDDNLDKSLKKYGFVKEDITDVFFTHLHFDHCGGAIEWNDDKTGYRPAFKNAHFWTNENHWQWATEPNPREKASFLKENILPIQESGQLNFLPLPTTGNYGFAPDLKMDVIFVDGHTEKQMLPVIQYQEKTIVFAADLIPTAGHINPVYVMGYDTRPLLTVEEKAKFLKQCVDNEYLLFFEHDANHELASLKMTEKGVRLDEIHSFNDVFGY; this is translated from the coding sequence ATGAAGTTATATCCAATACAATGTGGAAAATTTAAACTGGACGGCGGTGCTATGTTCGGAGTCGTCCCAAAGAGTCTGTGGGAAAAAACCAATCCTGCAGACGATAGAAATCTGATAGAACTGGGAACAAGATCTTTATTAATCGAAGACGGCAAGAAACTTATTTTAGTGGATTGCGGTTTGGGAAATAAGCAAGATGAAAAATTTTTCGGACATTATTCTCTTTGGGGAGATGATAATTTAGATAAAAGCTTAAAAAAATACGGTTTCGTAAAGGAAGATATTACTGATGTCTTTTTCACCCATTTACATTTTGACCATTGTGGCGGTGCCATTGAATGGAACGATGATAAAACAGGCTATAGACCGGCCTTTAAAAATGCTCATTTCTGGACTAATGAAAACCATTGGCAGTGGGCCACCGAACCCAATCCCAGAGAGAAGGCAAGTTTTTTAAAAGAAAACATTCTTCCCATACAGGAAAGCGGTCAGTTGAATTTTCTACCCCTCCCAACTACAGGGAATTATGGCTTTGCTCCGGACCTGAAAATGGATGTCATCTTTGTAGATGGACATACTGAAAAGCAAATGCTTCCAGTAATCCAGTATCAGGAAAAAACAATTGTTTTTGCGGCGGATCTTATTCCTACGGCCGGACACATCAATCCGGTTTATGTAATGGGATATGACACAAGACCTCTTTTAACAGTAGAGGAAAAAGCAAAATTTTTAAAGCAATGTGTTGATAACGAGTATTTATTATTCTTCGAACATGATGCAAACCATGAACTCGCAAGTCTTAAAATGACTGAAAAGGGAGTAAGACTTGATGAGATCCACAGTTTTAATGATGTTTTTGGATATTAA
- the coaE gene encoding dephospho-CoA kinase (Dephospho-CoA kinase (CoaE) performs the final step in coenzyme A biosynthesis.), with the protein MEELHSETQKTEPEPSPKIIGLTGGIGSGKTTVAQFIEECGFPVYYSDDRAKTIVNDNEILKERIKELLGDESYDENGSYNRKFVAEKVFNNADLLQQLNGIIHPAVRIDFEEWVKKQSKYLVFKETALLFELKLNLQCYKSLLVTAQDNIRIKRVMDRDNKTYREVQTIMERQMPEKEKIKIADYIIYNDTNLEDLKEQTERVIFEIE; encoded by the coding sequence ATGGAAGAACTACATTCAGAAACACAAAAAACAGAACCAGAACCATCACCCAAGATCATTGGTCTTACAGGGGGAATAGGTTCGGGAAAAACAACAGTAGCCCAATTTATTGAAGAATGCGGATTTCCCGTTTATTATTCTGACGATAGAGCAAAGACAATTGTCAATGACAATGAAATTTTAAAGGAAAGAATTAAAGAACTTTTAGGAGATGAATCTTATGATGAGAATGGCTCTTATAATAGAAAATTTGTTGCGGAAAAGGTATTTAACAATGCAGATCTACTCCAACAGTTAAATGGTATCATACACCCTGCTGTTCGAATTGATTTTGAAGAGTGGGTGAAAAAACAATCTAAATATTTGGTATTTAAAGAGACTGCGCTATTGTTTGAATTGAAGCTCAATTTACAGTGTTATAAATCTCTCCTGGTGACAGCCCAGGATAATATCAGAATAAAAAGAGTAATGGATAGGGATAACAAAACCTATCGCGAGGTACAGACAATCATGGAGCGGCAAATGCCCGAGAAAGAGAAAATAAAAATAGCCGATTATATTATTTATAATGACACCAATCTGGAAGATCTAAAAGAACAAACAGAACGTGTTATCTTCGAAATAGAATAA